In a genomic window of Streptomyces noursei ATCC 11455:
- a CDS encoding acyltransferase family protein: MASTPRAAAAALVRRVQAATPPGRDRATDALRAFAILGVVLGHWLVTALITDSGTLHGASPLQRMPRLAPISWLFQTLAVFFLVGGEVAARSHAAARARGTAHHRWLHARLGRLFRPVAAVLAVWTVAAAAMLASGVDLDTVHTLVKLVLSPLWFLLVFAALTAATPLIARLHPAWPCAVVVLVDALRFGLDAPGWLGWLNLPAGWLVPYCLGAARARGAAHRRTTGWALLLGGATATAALVLCAGYPASMVGVPGAAVSNLNPPTLAAVTFGLAQCGAALLLRAPLNRALRHPGAWTAIALLNLSAMTVYLWHQTAMMAVTATGWFLAGPLPGLHTLPDGPAWLLARLAWLPVFAGALLVCWAAFAAYEHRRPRARDRHGAEPEGTGPVPDEGNPARPAVLPHA, from the coding sequence GTGGCTAGCACCCCACGCGCCGCCGCGGCGGCCCTCGTCCGCCGCGTCCAGGCCGCCACCCCGCCCGGCCGCGACCGCGCCACCGACGCCCTGCGCGCCTTCGCCATCCTCGGCGTGGTCCTCGGCCACTGGCTGGTCACCGCCCTGATCACCGACAGCGGCACCCTGCACGGCGCCAGCCCGCTCCAACGGATGCCCCGACTCGCCCCGATCTCCTGGCTGTTCCAAACACTGGCGGTGTTCTTCCTGGTCGGCGGCGAGGTCGCCGCGCGCAGCCATGCCGCCGCCCGCGCCCGCGGCACCGCCCACCACCGCTGGCTGCACGCCCGACTCGGGCGACTGTTCCGCCCGGTCGCCGCGGTGCTCGCGGTCTGGACCGTGGCCGCCGCCGCGATGCTCGCCTCCGGCGTCGACCTGGACACCGTCCACACCCTGGTCAAACTCGTGCTGTCACCCCTGTGGTTCCTGCTGGTCTTCGCCGCCCTCACCGCGGCCACCCCGCTGATCGCCCGCCTGCACCCGGCCTGGCCGTGCGCCGTCGTCGTCCTCGTCGACGCCCTCCGCTTCGGCCTCGACGCCCCCGGCTGGCTCGGTTGGCTCAACCTCCCCGCCGGCTGGCTCGTCCCGTACTGCCTCGGCGCGGCCCGCGCCCGCGGCGCCGCCCACCGCCGGACGACCGGGTGGGCACTGCTGCTCGGCGGCGCCACCGCCACCGCCGCCCTGGTCCTGTGCGCCGGCTACCCCGCGTCCATGGTCGGCGTCCCCGGCGCCGCGGTCTCCAACCTCAACCCGCCCACCCTGGCCGCCGTCACCTTCGGCCTCGCCCAGTGCGGCGCGGCCCTGCTGCTGCGCGCCCCGCTCAACCGGGCGCTGCGCCACCCCGGCGCCTGGACGGCGATCGCCCTGCTGAACCTCTCCGCGATGACCGTCTACCTCTGGCACCAGACCGCGATGATGGCCGTCACCGCCACCGGCTGGTTCCTGGCCGGCCCCCTGCCCGGCCTGCACACCCTCCCCGACGGCCCCGCCTGGCTCCTCGCCCGACTCGCCTGGCTGCCGGTCTTCGCGGGCGCACTGCTGGTGTGCTGGGCCGCGTTCGCCGCGTACGAGCACCGCAGGCCGCGCGCCCGCGACCGGCACGGGGCGGAGCCCGAGGGCACCGGCCCGGTCCCCGACGAAGGGAACCCCGCCCGCCCGGCGGTGCTGCCCCATGCCTAA
- a CDS encoding alpha/beta hydrolase produces the protein MAPRPRRRRLTRTLLAVLVTASVAVPVSGAARPAAVPAPAPTALGPLRDTTPTALARRYATTRADIRAAERTADAHGDHRRAAALHAMADPGRHFLTFDGRDGGRSTEVYGDLARADHIAVLVPGSDTGLDTYHRLRAGARALQQRLRREPGGHFAVIAWLGYPTPATFGPAALTTARADDAAPRLIDFIKQLKNADPTDRIALLCHSYGSVVCGRAAPDLPATDLVLYGSPGVGADTAADLHTRATVWAGRAADDWIDHVPHAQLPLPTTTLGFGTDPVSPGFGARIFPAGDGGHSDYLKPGTLSLENLARITAGRPPVTAPHGTTPDATAAPQREARRG, from the coding sequence ATGGCGCCCCGCCCGCGCAGAAGACGTCTGACCCGCACCCTGCTCGCCGTGCTGGTCACCGCCTCGGTGGCCGTACCGGTGTCGGGCGCGGCCCGCCCCGCCGCGGTCCCGGCACCGGCCCCCACCGCCCTCGGCCCGCTGCGGGACACCACCCCCACCGCCCTCGCCCGCCGCTACGCCACCACCCGCGCCGACATCCGCGCGGCCGAGCGCACCGCCGACGCCCACGGCGACCACCGGCGGGCCGCCGCGCTGCACGCCATGGCCGACCCCGGCCGGCACTTCCTCACCTTCGACGGCCGCGACGGCGGCCGCAGCACCGAGGTCTACGGCGACCTCGCGCGCGCCGACCACATCGCCGTCCTGGTCCCCGGCTCGGACACCGGCCTCGACACCTACCACCGCCTCCGCGCCGGCGCCCGGGCCCTCCAACAGCGGCTCCGACGGGAACCCGGCGGCCACTTCGCCGTCATCGCCTGGCTCGGCTACCCCACCCCGGCCACCTTCGGCCCCGCCGCCCTCACCACCGCCCGCGCCGACGACGCCGCCCCCCGACTCATCGACTTCATCAAGCAGTTGAAGAACGCCGATCCCACCGATCGGATCGCTCTGCTCTGCCACTCCTACGGATCCGTGGTCTGCGGCCGGGCCGCCCCCGACCTCCCCGCCACCGACCTCGTCCTCTACGGCAGCCCCGGCGTCGGCGCCGACACCGCAGCGGACCTGCACACCCGGGCCACCGTCTGGGCCGGCCGCGCCGCCGACGACTGGATCGACCACGTCCCGCACGCCCAACTACCCCTGCCCACCACCACCCTCGGGTTCGGCACCGACCCGGTCTCCCCAGGGTTCGGCGCCCGGATCTTCCCGGCCGGCGACGGCGGCCACAGCGACTACCTCAAGCCCGGCACGCTCTCCCTGGAGAACCTCGCCCGGATCACCGCCGGACGCCCCCCGGTCACAGCCCCGCACGGGACCACCCCGGACGCGACCGCCGCCCCGCAGCGGGAGGCCCGCCGTGGCTAG
- a CDS encoding acyl carrier protein produces MNAAEVVNTLLEERFGVARGEVTAQTPLRHLRLDSLALEELRVLIEERLDIDLEEVSLTSRDTVGQLVAAIDGKVAA; encoded by the coding sequence GTGAATGCGGCAGAAGTTGTCAACACCTTGCTGGAGGAACGGTTCGGGGTCGCCCGCGGAGAGGTGACCGCGCAGACTCCGCTGCGCCACCTGCGGCTGGATTCCCTCGCCCTGGAAGAGCTCCGGGTGCTCATCGAGGAGCGGTTGGACATCGATCTGGAAGAGGTGTCGCTGACCTCGCGCGACACGGTGGGACAGCTGGTGGCGGCCATCGACGGCAAAGTCGCCGCGTGA
- a CDS encoding transglycosylase SLT domain-containing protein: MPNFSLPRSVRLTRTHKVSAALVASASCAAALAMTAAPSNAASPAAHASAVVKPVGANGLPVVAKEQAGADAKEQDRTVAASVSDGLKVTAVAEQGHAAQQAANRSAERTEIAKEAPKAAPKAAAPKKYADNLDGWIRQSLDIMQSKGIPGSYEGLHRNIMRESSGNPYAINDWDINARNGIPSKGLLQVIQPTFDTYHVSGTAHNLYDPVANITAAANYAAHRYGSIDNVNSAY; this comes from the coding sequence ATGCCCAACTTCTCCCTGCCCCGTTCCGTCCGCCTGACCCGCACGCACAAGGTCTCCGCGGCGCTGGTGGCCTCCGCGAGCTGCGCGGCCGCCCTGGCCATGACCGCGGCGCCGAGCAACGCCGCGTCCCCGGCCGCCCACGCATCCGCCGTGGTCAAGCCGGTCGGCGCCAACGGCCTGCCGGTCGTCGCGAAGGAGCAGGCCGGCGCGGACGCCAAGGAGCAGGACCGCACGGTCGCCGCTTCGGTCTCGGACGGCCTGAAGGTGACCGCGGTCGCCGAGCAGGGCCACGCCGCCCAGCAGGCCGCCAACCGCTCCGCCGAGCGCACGGAGATCGCCAAGGAGGCGCCGAAGGCCGCCCCCAAGGCCGCCGCGCCGAAGAAGTACGCCGACAACCTCGACGGCTGGATCCGCCAGTCCCTGGACATCATGCAGTCCAAGGGCATCCCCGGCAGCTACGAGGGCCTGCACCGCAACATCATGCGCGAGTCCAGCGGCAACCCGTACGCCATCAACGACTGGGACATCAACGCCCGCAACGGCATACCCTCCAAGGGCCTGCTGCAGGTGATCCAGCCCACCTTCGACACCTACCACGTGTCCGGCACCGCCCATAACCTGTACGACCCGGTGGCCAACATCACCGCCGCGGCCAACTACGCGGCGCACCGCTACGGCTCGATCGACAACGTCAACTCGGCTTACTGA
- a CDS encoding spore-associated protein A yields the protein MKRSSLLIGSAALAAASVATMGLATSAAAAPVRGAAYNGACGAGYAVVNSAPVSGKGTVYLTYSAKTGKNCVVTVRNSPGKPVFVHAELGPSDHSSDPVFDSGKYTAYAGPVYLAAKGRCVDWGGAIEKVSVRVAGSNCGRMAPGVVVRH from the coding sequence ATGAAGCGTTCCTCTCTCCTCATCGGTTCCGCGGCGCTGGCCGCGGCGAGCGTCGCCACCATGGGCCTGGCCACCAGCGCCGCGGCCGCTCCGGTCCGCGGCGCGGCGTACAACGGGGCGTGCGGCGCCGGTTACGCCGTCGTGAATTCCGCACCGGTCAGCGGAAAAGGCACGGTCTATCTCACGTACAGCGCAAAGACCGGAAAGAACTGTGTGGTGACGGTCCGGAACAGTCCGGGGAAGCCGGTATTCGTCCATGCCGAGCTCGGGCCGTCAGACCACAGTTCCGATCCGGTATTCGACAGCGGGAAATACACCGCGTACGCCGGACCGGTCTATCTCGCGGCGAAAGGCCGGTGCGTGGACTGGGGCGGGGCCATCGAGAAGGTGAGCGTCCGGGTCGCCGGCTCCAACTGCGGGCGGATGGCGCCCGGGGTCGTGGTCCGGCACTGA
- a CDS encoding LacI family DNA-binding transcriptional regulator — protein sequence MTAPGEAARRKPARRPTIKDIARRAGVSESAVSFALNDRPGVSADTRARIRKVADELGWQANSAARALSSERADCLGLVLARPARTLGVESFFLQLVSGIQEVLSARRTALLFQVVEDLDTECALYRRWWAERRVDGVLVVDPRTDDPRPALLAALGLPAVAIGGPAAPAPSGPPTAPLLSTVWADDAKAMARILDHLHDLGHRRIVHIAGLPGLAHTARRIHSLRTEAARRGLDARQVRSVTTDYSDAEGAEATRRLLDAAAPPTAIIYDNDVMAVAGASVAAGRGIPVPGRLSVVAWDDSPLCRVAHPPLTALVRDTAGFGRLAAGELLALLDGGPPRTVQGELPHLEPRESTGPPPQDN from the coding sequence ATGACAGCGCCCGGTGAGGCGGCCCGCCGCAAGCCGGCCCGCCGCCCGACGATCAAGGACATCGCCCGGCGGGCCGGCGTCTCCGAGAGCGCGGTGTCCTTCGCCCTCAACGACCGACCGGGCGTCTCCGCCGACACCCGCGCCCGGATCCGCAAGGTCGCCGACGAACTGGGCTGGCAGGCCAACAGCGCCGCCCGCGCCCTCTCCAGCGAACGCGCCGACTGCCTGGGCCTGGTGCTGGCCCGCCCCGCCCGCACCCTGGGCGTGGAGTCCTTCTTCCTCCAACTCGTCTCCGGCATCCAGGAGGTGCTCTCCGCCCGGCGCACCGCCCTGCTCTTCCAGGTCGTCGAGGACCTCGACACCGAGTGCGCGCTCTACCGCCGCTGGTGGGCCGAACGCCGGGTGGACGGCGTCCTCGTCGTCGATCCCCGCACCGACGACCCCCGCCCCGCGCTCCTCGCCGCCCTCGGCCTCCCCGCCGTCGCCATCGGCGGCCCCGCCGCCCCGGCGCCCAGCGGACCGCCCACCGCGCCGCTGCTCTCCACCGTCTGGGCCGACGACGCCAAGGCCATGGCCCGGATCCTGGACCACCTGCACGACCTCGGCCACCGCCGGATCGTGCACATCGCCGGACTGCCCGGCCTCGCCCACACCGCCCGCCGGATCCACTCCCTGCGTACCGAGGCAGCCCGGCGCGGCCTGGACGCCCGGCAGGTCCGCTCGGTCACCACCGACTACTCCGACGCGGAGGGCGCCGAGGCCACCCGCCGCCTCCTCGACGCGGCGGCCCCGCCCACCGCGATCATCTACGACAACGACGTGATGGCCGTCGCCGGCGCCTCGGTCGCCGCCGGCCGCGGCATCCCCGTCCCCGGCCGGCTGTCCGTCGTCGCCTGGGACGACTCCCCGCTGTGCCGCGTCGCCCACCCCCCACTCACCGCACTGGTCCGGGACACCGCGGGCTTCGGCCGGCTCGCCGCCGGCGAACTGCTCGCCCTCCTCGACGGCGGTCCGCCCCGCACCGTCCAGGGCGAACTCCCGCACCTGGAACCCCGGGAGAGCACCGGCCCGCCACCACAGGACAACTGA
- a CDS encoding beta-ketoacyl-[acyl-carrier-protein] synthase family protein, translating into MTARQQPFAAAVTGLGLVTAAGVGTKATWHTITHEVVPGNVSQQAELVDLPCDFMYTAADLDTTALLGVAAQRLMDRFSQLAVIAAREAVGDAGLDPESWDSGRVAVVIGSAHGGLPFYDQQSAVMAGYGARRVSPKLAPLTVINSAASSVCMDLGAHGPSLGVATACSSGTVAVGTAHQLLRAGACDIAIAGGAESVLSRLLIASACQMKAVSTRRDDPAAACRPFDVDRDGFVVGEGAGLLVLERPEHARARRAPIRAQIAGYGASSDAYGAVAPDPEGRGVERALRSALADADVRPDDVGHVNAHGTSTVLNDRIEAVMLQRVLGEHPLVTSTKAMTGHTLGAAGGIETALTVLALEQQLVPPTANLTVPDPRIPIDVVHAEARPAAFDCAVKTSLGFGGHNAALVLTRG; encoded by the coding sequence GTGACGGCCCGGCAGCAGCCGTTCGCCGCGGCCGTGACCGGACTGGGCCTGGTGACCGCCGCGGGCGTGGGGACGAAGGCCACCTGGCACACCATCACCCATGAGGTGGTGCCCGGCAATGTGTCCCAGCAGGCCGAACTCGTCGACCTGCCCTGCGACTTCATGTACACCGCGGCGGATCTGGACACCACCGCGCTGCTCGGTGTGGCCGCCCAGCGGCTGATGGACCGCTTCTCGCAGCTCGCGGTGATCGCCGCCCGGGAGGCGGTCGGCGATGCCGGGCTGGACCCGGAGAGCTGGGACAGCGGCCGGGTCGCGGTGGTGATCGGATCCGCCCACGGCGGGTTGCCGTTCTACGACCAGCAGAGCGCGGTGATGGCCGGGTACGGCGCCCGGCGGGTCTCCCCCAAGCTCGCGCCGCTGACCGTGATCAACAGCGCGGCCAGCAGCGTCTGCATGGACCTCGGGGCGCACGGCCCCAGCCTGGGAGTGGCGACGGCCTGCTCCTCCGGGACCGTCGCGGTGGGCACGGCGCACCAGTTGCTGCGCGCCGGAGCCTGTGACATCGCCATCGCGGGCGGTGCGGAGTCGGTGCTCTCCCGGCTGCTGATCGCCAGCGCCTGCCAGATGAAGGCGGTCTCCACGCGGCGCGACGACCCGGCCGCGGCCTGTCGCCCGTTCGACGTGGACCGGGACGGTTTCGTCGTCGGCGAGGGTGCGGGGCTGCTGGTGCTGGAGCGGCCCGAGCACGCCCGGGCCCGGCGGGCGCCGATCCGTGCGCAGATCGCCGGCTACGGAGCGTCCAGTGACGCGTACGGGGCGGTGGCGCCGGATCCCGAGGGGCGGGGCGTCGAGCGGGCGCTGCGCAGCGCGCTGGCGGACGCCGACGTCCGGCCCGACGACGTGGGGCATGTGAACGCGCACGGCACCTCGACGGTGCTCAACGACCGCATCGAGGCGGTGATGTTGCAAAGAGTGCTCGGCGAGCATCCGTTGGTGACGTCGACGAAGGCGATGACCGGGCACACGTTGGGCGCGGCGGGCGGGATCGAGACCGCGTTGACCGTGTTGGCGCTGGAGCAGCAGTTGGTGCCGCCGACCGCCAACCTGACGGTGCCCGATCCCCGGATCCCGATCGACGTGGTGCACGCCGAGGCCCGGCCGGCGGCGTTCGACTGTGCGGTCAAGACGTCGCTGGGGTTCGGGGGCCACAATGCGGCGCTCGTCCTGACCCGCGGTTAG
- a CDS encoding lysozyme: MPLRRSAPARRTVHLAAGSLVTLVTVLALPLGLPGTATATPDAGKTPAHPEQDWMGSTIAVHEGTDGSGPSEQRGAWNRKTVAGVDVSSHNGTVGWRKLRHMGVRFAYVKATEGNSYKNPYFEQQYRGSYNAGMIHGAYHFALPDHSSGAEQARYFSHHGGGWSRDGRTLPGALDMEYNPYGATCYGRSHSSMVNWIADFVRAYREETGRDAVIYTSTNWWKRCTGNSDRFGRSNPLWIPRYGSSVGTLPGAWRFHSIWQHTSSGHTVGDHNRFNGPYSRLKVLANGEDDD, encoded by the coding sequence ATGCCCTTGCGCAGATCCGCACCGGCCCGGCGTACGGTCCACCTTGCGGCCGGCTCCCTCGTCACACTCGTCACCGTGCTCGCACTGCCGCTCGGCCTGCCCGGCACCGCCACCGCGACACCGGACGCCGGAAAGACCCCCGCCCACCCCGAGCAGGACTGGATGGGCTCGACCATCGCGGTGCACGAGGGGACCGACGGGTCCGGCCCGTCGGAGCAGCGCGGCGCCTGGAACCGGAAGACCGTGGCCGGCGTCGATGTCTCCAGCCACAACGGCACCGTGGGCTGGCGCAAGCTGCGGCATATGGGGGTGCGGTTCGCCTACGTCAAGGCCACCGAGGGGAACAGCTACAAGAACCCGTACTTCGAGCAGCAGTACCGGGGCTCGTACAACGCCGGCATGATCCACGGTGCGTACCACTTCGCGCTGCCGGACCACTCCAGCGGCGCCGAGCAGGCCCGGTACTTCTCGCACCACGGCGGCGGCTGGTCGCGGGACGGCCGGACGCTGCCGGGCGCGCTCGACATGGAGTACAACCCCTACGGCGCGACCTGCTACGGCAGGAGCCATTCGAGCATGGTCAATTGGATCGCCGACTTCGTGCGCGCCTACCGGGAGGAGACCGGTCGGGACGCGGTGATCTACACCTCGACGAACTGGTGGAAGCGGTGCACCGGCAACTCCGACCGGTTCGGCCGGAGCAACCCGCTGTGGATCCCGCGCTACGGCTCGTCCGTCGGGACCCTGCCGGGCGCCTGGCGGTTCCACAGCATCTGGCAGCACACCTCCTCGGGGCACACCGTCGGCGACCACAACCGGTTCAACGGCCCGTACAGCAGGCTGAAAGTGCTGGCCAACGGCGAGGACGACGACTGA
- a CDS encoding response regulator, with amino-acid sequence MTTAATPPVRVLIADDQMMVRQGFTVLLDAEPGIAVVGQAVDGHDAIAKTAELAPDVVLMDIRMPGLGGIEATRRITEPAGATVKVLVLTTFDLDEYVYEALRAGASGFLLKDASADELAQAVRVVAAGDALLAPSITKRLIAEFSRMSGAPRAPLKDRVAGLTERETEVLSLVAQGLSNAEIAQRLVVAEQTVKTHVGRILVKLELRDRTQATVFAYETGLVRPTGY; translated from the coding sequence ATGACGACCGCCGCCACGCCCCCCGTCCGCGTACTGATCGCGGACGACCAGATGATGGTCCGCCAGGGCTTCACGGTGCTGCTCGACGCCGAACCGGGCATCGCGGTCGTCGGCCAGGCCGTGGACGGCCACGATGCCATCGCCAAGACCGCCGAACTCGCTCCGGACGTCGTCCTGATGGACATCCGGATGCCCGGACTCGGCGGCATAGAGGCCACCCGCCGGATCACCGAACCGGCCGGCGCCACCGTCAAGGTCCTCGTCCTGACCACCTTCGACCTCGACGAGTACGTCTACGAGGCGCTGCGCGCCGGCGCCTCCGGCTTCCTCCTCAAGGACGCCTCGGCCGACGAACTCGCCCAGGCCGTACGCGTGGTGGCCGCCGGCGACGCGCTGCTGGCACCCAGCATCACCAAGCGCCTGATCGCTGAGTTCTCCCGGATGTCCGGCGCCCCGCGCGCCCCGCTCAAGGACCGGGTGGCCGGTCTGACCGAGCGGGAGACCGAGGTGCTCTCACTGGTCGCCCAGGGCCTGTCGAACGCGGAGATCGCCCAGCGCCTGGTGGTCGCCGAGCAGACCGTGAAGACCCATGTGGGCCGCATCCTGGTCAAGCTGGAACTGCGCGACCGGACCCAGGCCACCGTCTTCGCCTACGAGACGGGGCTGGTGCGGCCCACCGGGTACTGA
- a CDS encoding transglycosylase SLT domain-containing protein: MPSFTLPRAARIARITRTHKVAVAALAAASATTGLAVTAAPSHAATTAAHAPATVKPVSADGMPAKADSKAERPVSASVADHIKVTAVAKQDRVAEQAASRSADRPAAPKKYADNLDGWIRQSLDIMQSKGIPGSYEGLHRNIMRESSGNPEAVNDWDVNAQNGIPSKGLLQVIQPTFDTYHVSGTAHNLTDPVANITAAANYAAHRYGSIDNVNSAY, translated from the coding sequence ATGCCCAGTTTCACCCTGCCCCGCGCTGCCCGGATCGCCCGTATCACCCGCACCCACAAGGTCGCCGTGGCCGCTCTGGCCGCCGCCAGCGCCACCACGGGCCTGGCCGTCACCGCGGCCCCGAGCCACGCCGCGACCACGGCCGCGCACGCCCCCGCCACGGTCAAGCCGGTGAGCGCCGACGGGATGCCCGCCAAGGCCGACAGCAAGGCCGAGCGTCCGGTGAGCGCGTCCGTCGCGGACCACATCAAGGTCACCGCCGTCGCGAAGCAGGACCGCGTCGCCGAGCAGGCCGCCAGCCGGTCCGCCGACCGCCCGGCCGCGCCGAAGAAGTACGCCGACAACCTCGACGGCTGGATCCGCCAGTCCCTGGACATCATGCAGTCCAAGGGCATCCCCGGCAGCTACGAGGGCCTGCACCGCAACATCATGCGCGAGTCCAGCGGCAACCCCGAGGCCGTCAACGACTGGGACGTCAACGCCCAGAACGGCATACCCTCCAAGGGCCTGCTGCAGGTGATCCAGCCCACCTTCGACACCTACCACGTGTCCGGCACCGCCCATAACCTCACCGACCCGGTGGCCAACATCACCGCCGCCGCCAACTACGCGGCGCACCGCTACGGCTCGATCGACAACGTCAACTCGGCGTACTGA
- a CDS encoding sensor histidine kinase, whose product MPKVHPVTRGKAAGRLRAALRAVPHRLREDLWTRAAEIPPSAGGRPPGWLEWRPAIIAPLVVLGVVLLASGANAYAFQYGTGMALALLIAGVQAAAPILALYRPVLAWWAVTGVLPLTGYLAAARFDPFVEPPWQHTGLPTQAAVLFFAALRVRPRVTVEMLVLGILAGAFANGLVSGGFRDDHLPVLVLALCALVGALLRGRQKARTELVVQEKLTAEERARRTLLEERNRIARELHDVVAHHMSVISIQAQVAPHLAENPSDELKENLRGIRQNAVEALTELRRVLGVLRSEDVRPEHAPHAPQPTLDRLDELVDNVRGAGVPVTVDTTGTPRPLSPGTGLSAFRIVQEALSNAMRHAPGAAVHVALGYRPDRVTLRVTNTAPDRPAPPSPGTGHGLLGMHERTAMLGGELAVGPTPDGGYEVTAILPAPATPAAPSDDAEDTR is encoded by the coding sequence ATGCCTAAGGTGCATCCCGTGACGAGGGGGAAAGCGGCAGGTCGGCTGAGGGCGGCCCTGCGAGCGGTGCCGCACCGGCTGCGCGAGGATCTGTGGACCCGCGCGGCCGAGATACCGCCGTCGGCCGGTGGCCGACCACCCGGCTGGCTGGAATGGCGCCCGGCGATCATCGCCCCCCTGGTGGTGCTCGGAGTCGTCCTCCTCGCCAGTGGCGCCAACGCCTATGCATTCCAGTACGGGACGGGCATGGCGCTCGCCCTCCTCATCGCCGGGGTCCAGGCCGCCGCACCGATCCTCGCCCTCTACCGCCCGGTCCTGGCCTGGTGGGCGGTGACCGGGGTGCTGCCGCTGACCGGATACCTCGCGGCGGCCCGGTTCGACCCGTTCGTCGAGCCGCCCTGGCAGCACACCGGGCTCCCGACCCAGGCCGCCGTGCTCTTCTTCGCGGCACTGCGGGTCCGGCCCCGGGTCACCGTCGAGATGCTGGTGCTCGGCATCCTGGCCGGTGCGTTCGCCAACGGGCTGGTCTCCGGCGGCTTCCGCGACGACCACCTGCCGGTCCTCGTGCTCGCGCTCTGCGCCCTGGTCGGCGCCCTCCTGAGGGGCCGCCAGAAGGCCCGCACCGAACTGGTCGTCCAGGAAAAGCTCACCGCTGAGGAACGCGCCCGCCGCACGCTCCTGGAGGAGCGCAACCGGATCGCCCGCGAACTCCACGACGTGGTCGCCCACCACATGTCGGTGATCTCCATCCAGGCCCAGGTCGCTCCCCACCTGGCCGAGAACCCCTCCGACGAGCTCAAGGAGAACCTCCGCGGCATCCGCCAGAACGCGGTCGAGGCGCTCACCGAACTCCGCCGGGTCCTCGGCGTCCTGCGCTCCGAGGACGTCCGACCGGAGCACGCCCCGCACGCCCCGCAGCCCACCCTCGACCGGCTCGACGAACTCGTCGACAACGTGCGCGGCGCCGGCGTCCCGGTCACCGTCGACACCACCGGCACGCCCCGCCCGCTCTCGCCCGGCACCGGGCTGTCGGCGTTCCGCATCGTCCAGGAGGCGCTCAGCAACGCCATGCGGCACGCGCCCGGCGCCGCCGTGCACGTCGCGCTCGGCTACCGCCCCGACCGCGTCACCCTGCGCGTCACCAACACCGCCCCCGACCGCCCCGCCCCGCCCTCCCCGGGCACCGGCCACGGCCTGCTGGGCATGCACGAACGCACCGCGATGCTCGGCGGCGAACTGGCCGTCGGCCCCACCCCCGACGGCGGCTACGAGGTCACCGCGATCCTCCCGGCCCCCGCCACCCCCGCCGCTCCCTCCGACGACGCCGAGGACACCCGATGA
- a CDS encoding alpha/beta fold hydrolase: MSEEVIRSLSVRGVSYAYRVLRRPDRCVEPVMVLGGALQGMFGWPQMEDRLTPVADVVTADLPGMGGAEALPPGPSIELLCAAILRIIDDLGAPRINLFGFSYGAGLAFGCARRFPGRIARLVLGGVPSHITEGQVAHWRRASRFLTDGDTDTFATMVAEGLLCQDESRSVTRRELAYRYVRRAMLQAALHSPHAVDSLRRALTDRPDFSGGLSGIPALVFSGEHDTVTPPARQRDFAATIAGSRFLSIPDADHWVVLERPAEVAELAVRFFTDRPLGTVARQAATGAGAVADPAWA, translated from the coding sequence ATGTCCGAGGAAGTGATCCGTTCCTTGTCGGTGCGCGGGGTTTCGTACGCGTACCGGGTGTTGCGGCGGCCGGATCGGTGCGTCGAGCCCGTCATGGTGTTGGGCGGTGCGTTGCAGGGGATGTTCGGCTGGCCGCAGATGGAGGACCGGCTGACGCCGGTGGCGGACGTGGTGACCGCGGATCTGCCGGGTATGGGCGGCGCGGAGGCGCTGCCGCCGGGGCCGAGCATCGAATTGCTGTGTGCGGCGATCCTGCGGATCATCGACGATCTCGGCGCCCCGCGGATCAATCTCTTCGGCTTCTCCTACGGGGCGGGCCTGGCCTTCGGGTGCGCCCGGCGGTTCCCCGGGCGGATCGCCCGGCTCGTGCTGGGCGGGGTGCCGTCGCACATCACCGAGGGACAGGTGGCGCACTGGCGGCGGGCCTCGCGGTTCCTCACGGACGGGGACACCGACACCTTCGCGACGATGGTGGCCGAGGGGCTGCTGTGTCAGGACGAGAGTCGGTCGGTGACCCGGCGGGAGCTGGCGTACCGCTATGTACGGCGGGCGATGTTGCAGGCGGCGCTGCACTCGCCGCACGCGGTGGACTCGCTGCGCCGGGCGCTGACCGACCGACCGGACTTCTCGGGGGGCCTGTCCGGCATCCCCGCGCTGGTCTTCAGCGGTGAGCACGACACGGTGACGCCACCGGCCCGGCAGCGGGATTTCGCGGCGACGATCGCGGGCAGCCGCTTCCTGAGCATTCCCGACGCGGACCACTGGGTGGTGCTGGAGCGCCCGGCGGAGGTCGCGGAGCTGGCGGTCCGCTTCTTCACGGACCGGCCGCTGGGGACGGTGGCGCGGCAGGCCGCGACGGGGGCGGGAGCGGTCGCCGATCCGGCGTGGGCGTGA